One window of the Capnocytophaga haemolytica genome contains the following:
- the fic gene encoding protein adenylyltransferase Fic, with protein MNNKDIDKKSLEQAKALFASGAIEAIEVGTVRGLCDIHRHLFEGLYDFAGKVREVNISKGGFRFANSMFLSANLPLIEQMPEDSFEAIIAKYVEMNIAHPFMEGNGRSMRIWLDRMLKKNLNKVVDWQQVDKTAYLQAMERSPINDLELRVLLQAALTENMNDHNVIFKGIEQSYYYEGYEG; from the coding sequence ATGAACAATAAAGATATAGATAAGAAAAGTTTAGAGCAAGCAAAAGCATTGTTTGCCTCTGGTGCTATTGAGGCAATAGAAGTAGGCACAGTAAGGGGCTTGTGCGATATACATCGGCATTTGTTTGAGGGCTTGTATGACTTTGCAGGGAAAGTGCGAGAGGTGAATATCTCCAAAGGTGGTTTTAGGTTTGCCAACAGTATGTTCCTCAGTGCAAATCTGCCTCTTATAGAGCAGATGCCCGAAGATAGTTTTGAGGCTATCATCGCCAAATACGTAGAGATGAATATTGCGCATCCTTTTATGGAAGGCAATGGACGCAGTATGCGTATATGGTTGGATAGAATGCTTAAAAAGAACCTCAACAAAGTAGTCGATTGGCAACAGGTGGATAAAACGGCTTACTTACAAGCAATGGAACGCAGCCCTATCAACGACTTAGAGCTGAGAGTGTTGCTGCAGGCAGCACTTACAGAGAATATGAACGACCACAATGTTATCTTCAAAGGAATAGAACAGTCCTACTATTACGAAGGCTACGAGGGCTAA
- a CDS encoding RsmB/NOP family class I SAM-dependent RNA methyltransferase encodes MKLHKNLVEAVVEGLGLIFNEGYYADKVAERQLKKDKRWGARDRAFIAETLYDIVRWRRLYAEIAEVQSPYTQQGLRRLFAVWAVLHQIALPDWGDYFEAVSEHKVKEQFGAFSKVRKLCESVPDWLDAAGVAELGAAFWEQELRALNVQAPVVLRANRLKTTVAQLCERLAAEGVEASTLNDYPDALRLTERTNVFKTKAFAEGLFEVQDASSQRVAPFLQLDSSVKRVIDCCAGAGGKTLHLAALMQNKGQILAMDIYEAKLQELKRRARRAGAFNIETRLVEPQQLKRWRGTADRVLIDAPCSGLGVLRRNPDAKWKLTPEFLDEIRTTQQTVLQQYAKLLKPSGKLVYATCSILPSENHKQVEAFLASEAGKGFVLEEEQCIWAHESGYDGFYMARLAISE; translated from the coding sequence ATGAAATTACACAAAAACTTAGTCGAGGCTGTCGTTGAAGGTTTGGGATTGATCTTCAATGAGGGCTATTATGCCGATAAGGTTGCTGAGCGGCAGCTAAAAAAAGATAAACGCTGGGGGGCTCGCGATAGGGCTTTCATCGCTGAAACGCTTTACGACATCGTGCGCTGGCGGCGGCTTTATGCAGAGATAGCCGAGGTGCAGTCGCCTTATACGCAGCAAGGACTCAGGCGTCTGTTTGCCGTATGGGCAGTGCTACACCAAATTGCTTTGCCCGATTGGGGGGATTACTTTGAGGCAGTGTCTGAACATAAGGTTAAAGAACAGTTTGGTGCGTTTTCAAAAGTGCGAAAGCTGTGTGAGTCTGTCCCCGATTGGTTAGATGCGGCAGGAGTGGCAGAGTTAGGAGCTGCTTTTTGGGAGCAAGAATTGCGCGCCCTCAATGTGCAAGCTCCCGTAGTGCTGCGTGCCAATAGGCTTAAAACCACTGTTGCGCAGCTTTGCGAACGTTTGGCAGCGGAGGGCGTAGAAGCCTCCACACTGAACGATTACCCTGATGCTCTGCGCCTTACAGAGCGTACGAACGTGTTTAAAACTAAGGCTTTTGCTGAGGGACTCTTTGAGGTGCAGGATGCCTCCTCACAGCGCGTAGCTCCGTTTTTGCAACTCGACAGCAGCGTAAAGCGTGTGATAGACTGCTGTGCAGGGGCTGGAGGCAAGACGCTGCACTTAGCAGCCCTGATGCAAAACAAGGGGCAGATTCTCGCTATGGATATTTACGAGGCTAAATTGCAAGAACTCAAACGTCGTGCGCGCCGTGCAGGAGCCTTTAATATCGAAACGCGCTTGGTAGAGCCTCAACAACTCAAACGCTGGCGAGGCACTGCTGACCGTGTGCTCATCGATGCTCCGTGCAGTGGATTGGGCGTGCTCAGGCGTAATCCTGATGCTAAGTGGAAGCTCACTCCCGAGTTTTTAGACGAGATACGCACCACCCAACAAACTGTGCTACAACAGTATGCCAAACTCCTCAAACCCAGCGGCAAGTTGGTATATGCGACTTGCTCTATCCTGCCTTCTGAAAACCACAAGCAAGTGGAGGCGTTCTTAGCCTCAGAGGCTGGCAAAGGGTTTGTGCTTGAAGAGGAACAATGTATATGGGCACACGAAAGTGGCTATGATGGGTTTTATATGGCAAGATTAGCGATTAGCGAATAG
- the secA gene encoding preprotein translocase subunit SecA, which produces MSIINSLIKIFVGDKAKNDIKAIQPIVEKIKSYGAQMERISNDELRAKTLEFKEKIKAARAEADAKIAALQAEANATDDIDKKEDLYTEIDKLSGEAYTASEKVLNEILPEAFAVMKETARRFASNPTLKVTASEHDRELSGLHDYVTIEGDNAVWKNSWDAAGKEVTWDMVHYDVQLIGGIALHQGKIAEMQTGEGKTLVATLPVYLNALTGNGVHLVTVNDYLAKRDSAWMGPLFEFHGLRVDCIDNHQPNSEARRRAYNADITYGTNNEFGFDYLRDNMAHTPEDLVQRSHNYAIVDEVDSVLVDDARTPLIISGPMPKGEFHEFNELKPLVADLVNKQRTYLTKVLADARKLIAEGNTKEGGFLLLRVHRGLPKNKALIKFLSEEGVKQLLQKTENYYMQDNNREMPKVDEELYFVIDEKNNQIELTDKGFADIAYDGDKDFFVLPDLSVELTAIENENLSVEEEGARKDKLFEDFNVKSERIHTLNQLLKAYTLFEKDIEYVVIDNKVLIVDEQTGRIMDGRRYSDGLHQAIEAKEGVKIEAATQTYATITLQNYFRMYKKLSGMTGTAITEAGEFWEIYKLDVMEIPTNRPIARKDHNDLIYKTKREKYNAVIDKVVELSQAGRPVLIGTTSVEVSELLSRMLTMRKIKHNVLNAKLHKKEAEIVAEAGQPGVVTIATNMAGRGTDIKLTPETRDAGGLAIIGTERHDSRRVDRQLRGRSGRQGDPGSSLFYVSLEDNLMRLFGSERIAKLMDSLGHKEGDVIQHSIMTKRIEAAQKKVEENNFGIRKRLLEYDDVMNAQREVIYKRRRHALEGERLKVDLANMIYDTCDLIVEGNKGEGSFRNFEYELKKYFSLESKITEQEFARTSAESLTKKLYREVLDHYQSKIEHSAQMAFPVIKNVYENPSNTYERIVVPFTDGEKALNVVTDLKEAYESAGKQLINDFEKNITLSIIDEAWKTHLRKMDELKQSVQLAVHEQKDPLLIYKFEAFELFKSMIDKVNKDIVSFLFKAELPVQNAPIQEAHNIRRTENYQTSKEEVLNSDEEAARRAEAMQQPQRHSVVETIIRETPKINRNDKVTIQNIHTGERKEMKYKQAQPLLSQGQWVIVK; this is translated from the coding sequence ATGAGCATAATAAATTCACTTATTAAAATTTTTGTAGGCGATAAAGCTAAGAACGACATCAAAGCCATTCAGCCTATTGTTGAGAAGATCAAAAGCTATGGTGCGCAAATGGAGCGCATCAGCAATGATGAATTGCGTGCTAAGACCTTAGAGTTTAAGGAAAAGATCAAAGCTGCACGCGCTGAAGCTGATGCTAAGATCGCCGCCTTGCAAGCCGAAGCAAATGCTACCGACGATATTGACAAGAAAGAAGATCTTTACACTGAGATCGATAAGCTCAGCGGTGAAGCCTACACTGCTTCAGAGAAAGTACTCAATGAGATACTCCCTGAAGCCTTTGCAGTGATGAAAGAAACCGCACGCAGGTTCGCTTCAAACCCTACACTAAAAGTTACTGCCTCAGAGCACGACCGTGAGCTCTCTGGACTGCACGATTATGTTACTATTGAGGGGGATAACGCTGTCTGGAAGAATTCTTGGGATGCTGCAGGTAAAGAAGTTACTTGGGATATGGTTCACTACGATGTTCAGCTCATCGGAGGGATTGCTTTACACCAAGGAAAGATTGCTGAGATGCAAACAGGGGAGGGTAAAACGTTAGTAGCCACCTTGCCCGTCTATTTAAATGCGCTCACAGGAAATGGCGTTCATTTGGTAACTGTGAACGACTACTTAGCAAAACGCGACAGTGCTTGGATGGGTCCTCTCTTTGAATTTCACGGATTACGCGTTGATTGTATCGATAATCACCAGCCTAACTCTGAGGCAAGGCGTCGCGCTTATAATGCAGACATTACTTATGGTACAAACAACGAGTTTGGCTTTGATTATCTCCGTGATAATATGGCACACACTCCAGAGGACTTGGTGCAGCGCTCCCACAATTATGCCATCGTTGACGAGGTGGATTCGGTGCTTGTGGACGATGCCCGTACCCCGTTGATCATCTCAGGACCGATGCCAAAAGGCGAATTTCACGAGTTCAACGAGCTGAAACCCTTAGTGGCTGACTTAGTAAACAAGCAGCGCACTTACTTAACCAAAGTTTTAGCTGATGCTCGCAAGCTTATCGCTGAAGGCAACACAAAAGAAGGTGGTTTCTTGCTCCTGCGCGTGCATCGAGGCTTGCCTAAGAATAAAGCCCTTATAAAATTCCTCAGTGAAGAAGGCGTAAAGCAACTCTTGCAAAAAACAGAGAACTACTATATGCAAGATAACAATCGCGAGATGCCTAAGGTGGATGAGGAGCTTTACTTCGTGATTGACGAGAAAAATAATCAGATAGAACTTACCGATAAAGGCTTTGCCGACATTGCTTACGACGGCGATAAGGATTTCTTCGTACTTCCAGACCTTAGCGTGGAGCTTACAGCCATTGAAAATGAAAATTTATCCGTGGAGGAAGAGGGTGCACGCAAGGATAAGCTCTTTGAAGACTTCAATGTGAAGAGCGAACGCATTCACACACTCAATCAGCTCTTAAAAGCCTACACTTTATTCGAGAAAGATATTGAATACGTGGTAATCGACAACAAGGTGCTCATCGTTGATGAACAAACAGGTCGTATTATGGACGGACGCCGCTATTCCGATGGTTTACACCAAGCTATCGAAGCTAAAGAAGGCGTAAAGATTGAAGCAGCCACTCAAACCTACGCCACTATCACCTTGCAGAACTATTTCCGTATGTATAAGAAGCTATCGGGGATGACGGGTACTGCAATTACCGAGGCTGGCGAGTTCTGGGAGATTTATAAGCTCGATGTAATGGAGATCCCTACCAATAGACCTATTGCACGCAAGGATCACAACGACCTTATATACAAAACCAAGCGCGAAAAATACAACGCCGTGATCGATAAGGTGGTGGAATTGTCCCAAGCAGGGCGTCCTGTGCTTATCGGTACTACATCGGTGGAAGTTTCCGAGTTGTTAAGCCGTATGCTCACGATGAGAAAGATAAAACACAATGTTCTCAACGCAAAGCTCCACAAAAAAGAGGCTGAAATCGTAGCAGAAGCAGGGCAACCTGGGGTAGTTACCATTGCTACCAATATGGCAGGGCGTGGTACCGACATCAAATTGACGCCTGAAACACGCGATGCGGGCGGTTTGGCGATTATCGGCACTGAAAGACACGATTCTCGTCGTGTTGATAGGCAGCTCAGAGGGCGTTCAGGTCGTCAAGGCGATCCTGGTAGTTCACTCTTCTATGTTTCATTGGAAGACAACCTGATGCGCCTCTTCGGATCGGAACGTATCGCTAAATTAATGGATAGCCTCGGGCATAAAGAGGGTGATGTAATTCAACACTCGATAATGACCAAGCGAATTGAGGCTGCACAAAAGAAAGTTGAGGAGAATAACTTCGGAATACGCAAGCGCCTCTTGGAATACGATGATGTGATGAACGCACAGCGCGAAGTGATCTATAAACGCCGTCGTCACGCATTGGAGGGCGAGCGCCTCAAAGTTGACTTGGCTAATATGATCTACGACACCTGCGATTTGATCGTTGAAGGCAATAAAGGCGAGGGCAGCTTCCGAAATTTTGAATACGAACTCAAGAAATACTTCTCGCTCGAGTCAAAAATCACTGAGCAAGAGTTCGCACGCACTTCGGCAGAGAGTCTCACCAAAAAACTCTATCGTGAGGTGCTCGACCACTATCAATCGAAGATAGAACACAGCGCTCAGATGGCATTCCCCGTTATCAAAAACGTTTACGAGAATCCTTCGAACACCTACGAGCGCATCGTCGTGCCTTTCACCGATGGTGAGAAAGCGCTTAACGTGGTCACCGATTTAAAAGAGGCTTACGAGAGCGCAGGCAAGCAGCTCATCAACGATTTCGAGAAGAATATCACCCTATCGATCATTGATGAAGCGTGGAAAACCCATCTGCGCAAGATGGATGAGCTGAAACAATCGGTGCAGTTGGCGGTGCACGAGCAAAAAGACCCGCTCCTGATTTACAAGTTTGAAGCCTTCGAGCTTTTCAAGAGTATGATCGATAAAGTCAATAAAGACATCGTTTCCTTCCTCTTCAAAGCCGAATTACCCGTACAAAACGCACCAATTCAGGAGGCTCACAACATAAGAAGGACTGAAAACTACCAAACCAGCAAGGAAGAGGTGCTCAACAGCGATGAAGAAGCCGCAAGAAGGGCTGAAGCAATGCAGCAACCTCAAAGACACTCGGTGGTAGAAACTATCATACGCGAAACTCCGAAGATCAACCGTAATGACAAGGTTACGATACAGAACATCCATACGGGCGAGCGCAAAGAAATGAAATACAAACAAGCACAGCCCCTCCTGAGTCAAGGACAATGGGTGATTGTTAAATAG
- the proS gene encoding proline--tRNA ligase, whose translation MSKSLTTRGEDYSKWYNELVVRAELAESSGVRGCMVIKPYGYAIWEKMRDELDRMFKETGHVNAYFPLFVPRSYFEAEEKNAEGFAKECAVVTHYRLKTDPDNPGKLMVDPEAKLEEELIVRPTSEAIIWNTYKNWIQSYRDLPILINQWANVVRWEMRTRLFLRTAEFLWQEGHTAHATKAEALEEAEKMMNVYADFVENFMAVPVVKGLKTETERFAGADETYCIEALMQDGKALQAGTSHFLGQNFAKAFDVKFTSKEGTLDYVWASSWGVSTRLMGALIMTHSDDKGLVLPPKLAPLQVVIVPIYKGEDQLEQIRERIAPLLTELKAKGISVKFDDDNTQKPGFKFNEYELKGVPVRLAVGQRDLENNTFEVARRDTLTKETVSGENIVAHIEQLLVDIQNNIYQKALDYRNTHITEVNSYEEFKTLLETKGGFLSAHWDGTPETEERIKEETKATIRCIPLNRKEESGTCIYSGKPSKGRVLFAKAY comes from the coding sequence ATGAGCAAAAGTTTAACCACACGTGGTGAAGATTATTCAAAATGGTACAATGAGTTGGTAGTTCGCGCTGAGCTGGCTGAGAGTTCAGGGGTGCGCGGCTGTATGGTGATCAAGCCTTATGGCTATGCTATCTGGGAGAAGATGCGCGATGAACTCGACCGTATGTTTAAGGAGACAGGACACGTAAATGCCTACTTTCCACTATTTGTACCCCGTAGCTACTTTGAGGCTGAAGAGAAGAACGCTGAGGGGTTTGCCAAAGAATGTGCCGTAGTTACCCACTATCGCCTAAAAACAGACCCTGACAACCCCGGTAAGTTGATGGTAGACCCAGAGGCTAAGCTCGAGGAAGAACTCATCGTGCGCCCTACTTCTGAGGCAATCATCTGGAATACATACAAAAACTGGATACAATCCTATCGCGACCTGCCGATCCTCATCAACCAATGGGCAAACGTAGTGCGCTGGGAGATGCGTACACGCTTATTCCTACGCACCGCTGAGTTCCTTTGGCAAGAAGGGCACACTGCCCACGCTACCAAAGCAGAAGCCCTTGAAGAGGCTGAAAAAATGATGAATGTCTATGCTGATTTTGTAGAAAACTTTATGGCAGTGCCTGTCGTGAAAGGACTTAAAACAGAGACTGAACGCTTTGCAGGGGCAGATGAAACTTACTGCATTGAGGCACTGATGCAAGACGGCAAAGCATTGCAAGCCGGCACTTCACACTTCCTTGGGCAGAACTTCGCGAAGGCTTTTGATGTGAAATTTACTTCTAAAGAAGGTACGTTAGACTATGTATGGGCAAGCTCTTGGGGCGTATCAACACGCCTTATGGGAGCTTTGATTATGACCCACAGCGACGACAAAGGCTTGGTGTTGCCGCCTAAGCTCGCTCCTTTGCAAGTGGTGATTGTGCCTATCTACAAAGGCGAAGATCAATTAGAACAGATACGCGAGCGCATTGCACCGCTCTTAACCGAGCTGAAAGCCAAAGGCATCAGTGTGAAATTTGATGATGATAACACTCAGAAACCAGGCTTTAAGTTCAATGAATATGAGCTCAAAGGGGTACCTGTACGCTTAGCCGTAGGGCAAAGAGACTTAGAGAACAACACCTTTGAAGTAGCGCGCCGCGACACCCTCACCAAAGAGACCGTGTCAGGGGAAAACATTGTAGCCCATATTGAGCAACTATTGGTGGATATACAGAACAACATCTACCAGAAGGCATTGGACTATCGTAATACGCATATCACTGAGGTGAACAGCTATGAGGAGTTTAAAACCCTTTTAGAGACCAAAGGCGGGTTCCTCTCAGCCCACTGGGACGGCACCCCTGAGACCGAAGAGCGCATCAAAGAGGAAACGAAGGCTACTATCCGCTGCATTCCTCTCAATCGCAAAGAAGAATCAGGCACTTGCATCTACTCAGGTAAGCCTTCCAAAGGGCGCGTACTCTTCGCGAAGGCGTATTAG
- a CDS encoding protein-disulfide reductase DsbD family protein, producing MKRLLFIIALGFSLLTQAQILNPVKWTTSVEKLSDTEYNLVSTATLEKGWKIYGLNVPEGGPVATAFTFPKSADYQLVGKMLSVPQPITKHEEMFDMVISFYYDKVTFKQHIKVLKSVSTINASVEFMSCNDRNCLAPKSVDLSFAVNAKVSGQAAAVSAQQGDNHTQMAAQSATLQPQMGGIIGSQESNTEQQTLSTESNSTQQVVSDTQSVKPTAESTPLKAQNVWTIFFLAFLSGFLALLTPCVFPMIPMTVSYFTKQSKTKAAGVRNAIFYGVSIVVIYVILGSVVTAAFGADSLNALSSSVLFNLLFFVILVIFSISFLGAFEITLPSSWSTKVDAQADHKGFVGIFFMALALAIVSFSCTGPIVGTLLVQAATEGGIAPVMGMLGFSLAIALPFTLFAAFPGWLNAMPKSGGWLNTVKVVLGFVELALAFKFLSNADLVIEGHWLEREVFVAIWIAIFATLTLYLFGKIRLPHDSPIEHISVGRLSLGLTSLVFTLYLLPGLWGAPLHLISAFPPPQHYSESPYGVGYSNTGGGADMTRAEAALPHGAHLFKPHNIVTFEDYEEGLAYAKQVGKPVLIDFTGKACVNCRKMENNVWTDSRVLEKLKNEVVLISLFVDDKRDLPADKVVPSVLEKGKMLTTIGKKWSEFQTVRYQSNSQPFYVLMGHDEQNLVPPVGYTPDADEYTAWLEKGINAFKNK from the coding sequence ATGAAAAGACTTTTATTTATCATAGCATTAGGCTTTAGCTTGCTTACTCAGGCGCAAATATTAAACCCTGTGAAATGGACTACGAGCGTTGAAAAGCTAAGCGATACTGAATACAACTTGGTAAGCACCGCTACCCTTGAGAAGGGCTGGAAGATCTATGGGCTCAATGTGCCTGAGGGTGGTCCTGTGGCTACGGCGTTTACCTTCCCTAAAAGTGCAGACTATCAGTTGGTGGGTAAGATGCTGAGCGTGCCACAGCCTATCACTAAGCACGAGGAGATGTTTGATATGGTCATCTCTTTTTACTACGACAAGGTAACGTTTAAGCAGCATATAAAAGTATTAAAATCAGTAAGTACCATCAATGCGAGCGTTGAGTTTATGAGCTGTAACGATCGCAATTGCTTAGCCCCTAAGTCAGTGGATTTATCCTTTGCTGTAAATGCGAAAGTAAGCGGTCAGGCAGCAGCGGTAAGTGCCCAGCAAGGGGATAACCATACACAAATGGCAGCCCAAAGCGCAACCTTACAGCCACAGATGGGCGGAATTATAGGCTCACAAGAATCTAATACTGAGCAACAAACATTGAGCACAGAGAGCAATAGCACCCAGCAAGTGGTGAGTGATACGCAAAGCGTAAAGCCCACTGCTGAGAGCACTCCATTGAAAGCTCAGAACGTATGGACGATATTCTTCCTCGCGTTCTTATCGGGCTTTCTGGCTTTGCTGACCCCTTGTGTATTCCCTATGATACCAATGACGGTGAGCTACTTTACCAAGCAGAGTAAAACCAAAGCAGCGGGGGTGCGCAATGCGATCTTCTACGGAGTCTCCATCGTGGTGATCTATGTGATTTTAGGTTCCGTGGTTACAGCAGCCTTTGGTGCAGATTCTCTGAATGCGCTCTCGAGCAGTGTGCTATTTAATCTCCTCTTCTTTGTGATATTGGTAATATTCTCTATCTCCTTTTTGGGGGCTTTTGAGATTACCCTGCCGAGTTCGTGGAGCACTAAGGTAGATGCCCAAGCCGATCACAAGGGCTTTGTAGGCATCTTCTTTATGGCATTGGCGTTGGCTATTGTATCCTTCTCGTGCACAGGACCTATCGTAGGGACGCTCTTAGTGCAAGCAGCCACTGAGGGAGGGATTGCCCCTGTGATGGGTATGTTGGGCTTCTCATTGGCAATAGCGTTGCCTTTTACCCTCTTTGCAGCTTTCCCAGGGTGGCTCAATGCGATGCCCAAGTCGGGCGGATGGCTCAATACGGTGAAGGTAGTCTTAGGTTTTGTGGAATTGGCATTAGCCTTTAAATTCCTCTCGAATGCTGACTTAGTCATTGAAGGACATTGGTTAGAGCGCGAAGTATTTGTCGCCATCTGGATTGCCATCTTTGCAACCCTTACGCTTTACTTATTTGGCAAGATACGCCTACCGCACGATTCCCCTATAGAGCATATCTCAGTGGGGCGATTGAGCTTAGGGCTTACTTCGTTGGTCTTTACACTCTATTTATTACCAGGGCTTTGGGGGGCACCTTTGCATCTGATCAGTGCCTTTCCGCCACCGCAACATTACAGTGAATCGCCTTATGGCGTGGGCTATAGCAATACGGGAGGGGGAGCCGATATGACCCGTGCAGAAGCCGCTTTGCCACACGGAGCCCACCTCTTCAAGCCTCACAATATTGTTACTTTTGAGGATTACGAGGAAGGTTTAGCGTATGCAAAGCAGGTAGGCAAACCTGTGCTGATTGACTTCACGGGTAAAGCGTGCGTGAATTGCCGCAAGATGGAGAACAACGTATGGACAGACTCGCGCGTATTAGAGAAACTTAAAAATGAAGTGGTGCTTATCTCGCTATTCGTAGATGATAAGCGCGATTTGCCTGCCGATAAGGTAGTGCCATCAGTGCTTGAGAAAGGCAAGATGCTCACTACCATTGGCAAGAAGTGGAGTGAGTTCCAAACAGTTAGATACCAATCTAACTCACAGCCTTTCTACGTGTTGATGGGGCACGACGAGCAGAACTTAGTGCCTCCTGTGGGCTATACGCCCGATGCGGATGAGTACACAGCGTGGCTTGAGAAAGGTATTAATGCTTTTAAAAATAAATAA
- a CDS encoding S41 family peptidase: MRRRNYLLPIFIGAALALGLIAGRKLANFYIPKPPPPMPLPITDSDTIPENPYKAKLSKLIDYIENEYVDKVNTDSIVDLTVNGILRKLDPHSTYISKQDIQGVAETMSGKFVGVGVSFYMYRDTIAVIRAIEGSDAQAKGVRFGDRILMVGKDTLYRKHLSVEKIRSLLKGEMGSKVDLTLYRKSSDSLFKLPIERKFIPIKSVDCYYMVNDTLGYIRMNRFAETTYNEFSDALNQLQKQGLTSLVLDLRNNAGGFLSVGIQIADEFLPKDKMIVFTKNNRKEIEQTYSTGNGKFQKQPLFVLVNENTASASEIVAGALQDNDRGVIVGRRSFGKGLVQSEMPLPDGSAVRLTTARYYTPTGRSIQKPYNLRHQRRSFQIDNATVPDSLKFTTPKGKTVYGGGGIYPDAYIPMDMKPEAYMVREVLSSGLTDYFLFEYLDSHPKQSHKPNERVFIKDYKISKEMFAAFSKFLKERKILINIYQSSAEVSKYLKASLAEIWYNDNVAGYIRNQHDYYIDKCLHYYRNKEHSHTSTAMLRKDKVIKKRAVKPSKNKKLRN, translated from the coding sequence ATAAGGCGTAGGAACTACTTACTACCTATCTTTATAGGAGCAGCCTTAGCTTTGGGGCTAATTGCTGGGCGCAAGTTAGCGAATTTTTATATTCCTAAACCGCCCCCTCCTATGCCTTTGCCCATTACTGACAGCGATACGATCCCTGAGAACCCCTATAAGGCTAAGCTGAGTAAGCTGATAGACTATATTGAGAATGAGTATGTGGATAAGGTGAATACCGATAGCATTGTCGATCTGACAGTCAATGGCATATTGCGCAAGTTAGACCCTCACTCTACCTACATATCAAAGCAGGACATACAAGGGGTAGCTGAGACAATGAGCGGTAAGTTTGTAGGGGTTGGCGTGAGTTTCTATATGTATAGAGATACCATTGCGGTCATACGCGCTATTGAAGGCAGTGATGCACAAGCTAAAGGGGTACGTTTTGGCGACCGTATCTTGATGGTTGGCAAAGATACACTTTACAGAAAGCACCTATCAGTAGAGAAGATACGCAGTTTACTTAAAGGAGAGATGGGTTCAAAGGTTGATTTAACACTCTACCGCAAAAGTAGTGATAGCCTTTTTAAACTGCCCATTGAACGTAAGTTTATACCTATCAAGAGTGTCGATTGTTACTATATGGTAAATGACACCTTGGGGTATATCCGTATGAACCGCTTTGCAGAAACTACTTATAATGAATTTTCAGACGCCCTAAATCAGTTGCAAAAGCAAGGGCTAACCAGCTTGGTACTCGACTTGCGCAACAATGCTGGGGGCTTCCTCAGTGTAGGCATTCAAATAGCCGATGAGTTTCTGCCGAAGGACAAAATGATTGTCTTTACTAAGAACAATCGCAAGGAGATAGAGCAAACCTATTCCACAGGTAACGGCAAGTTTCAAAAGCAGCCTCTCTTTGTGCTGGTGAATGAAAATACAGCTTCTGCCAGCGAGATTGTTGCAGGGGCTTTGCAAGATAACGACCGTGGGGTAATCGTCGGGCGACGTAGCTTTGGCAAGGGCTTAGTGCAAAGTGAGATGCCCCTACCCGACGGCTCAGCTGTGCGACTTACCACAGCGCGCTATTACACTCCCACAGGTCGTTCCATACAGAAACCTTACAACCTGCGCCATCAGCGACGTAGCTTCCAGATAGACAATGCCACAGTGCCCGATTCTTTGAAGTTTACTACCCCAAAAGGTAAAACTGTATACGGTGGCGGGGGTATTTATCCCGATGCTTATATCCCGATGGATATGAAGCCCGAAGCCTATATGGTGCGTGAGGTGCTTAGCTCTGGGCTTACCGACTATTTCCTATTTGAATATTTGGACAGCCACCCTAAACAGAGCCATAAACCGAATGAACGTGTCTTTATCAAAGATTATAAAATCAGCAAGGAGATGTTTGCCGCTTTTAGTAAGTTCCTCAAAGAACGCAAAATACTTATCAATATATACCAAAGCAGTGCAGAGGTGTCTAAGTATCTGAAAGCAAGTCTTGCTGAGATATGGTACAACGACAATGTAGCGGGCTACATCCGCAATCAGCACGATTATTACATTGATAAGTGCCTGCACTACTACCGCAATAAAGAGCACTCACACACCTCTACGGCTATGCTGAGGAAAGACAAAGTAATCAAAAAACGGGCTGTGAAGCCTTCTAAAAATAAAAAGTTAAGAAATTAA
- a CDS encoding DUF2795 domain-containing protein translates to MYWTLELASYLSDAPWPATKDELIDYAIRTGAPMEVVENLQEIEDEGDMYESIDEIWPDYPSEDDYLWNEDEY, encoded by the coding sequence ATGTATTGGACATTAGAACTTGCATCGTATTTAAGTGACGCGCCTTGGCCTGCGACGAAAGACGAACTCATTGATTATGCGATCCGTACGGGAGCTCCTATGGAAGTGGTTGAAAACCTTCAAGAAATAGAAGACGAGGGTGATATGTATGAGTCCATCGATGAAATATGGCCTGATTATCCTTCCGAAGACGACTATCTTTGGAATGAGGACGAATATTAA